The genomic region CACCTACTACTACCGCTGGCGGACCTACCGCGAGGCGCTGAAGAACACCGGCCCAAAAGACGGCTGGATCGTCTCGGAGTTCCTCGGCCCGGTCGGCTACTCGGCACCGAACGGCGGCATCGTCGCCGCAGCCGGGCACCACGTCTACGAGGGCCGCTGGCTGCGCGACCACCGCTACCTCGACGACTACGTGGACTACTGGCTGCGCGGATCGGGTTCCGGACCCAAGCCCGCGACCGACTTCCTCAACAAGAACACCACCGACTGGGCACACCAGTACTCGTTCTGGGCCGCCGACGCCGTGGCCGCCCGCGCCGCGGTCGACGGCAGGCAGTCCTTCGCGACCGACCGGCTGCCCGAGCTGGTCCGGCAGTGGCAGCGCTGGTCACCGCAGTTCAACGCCGACCTCGGCCTGTACTGGCAGACCCCGGTGTGGGACGCCATGGAGTACACGGCGAGCTCCTACCAGAGCCCCGACCCGTACCACGGCGGTGACGGGTTCCGCCCGACGCTGAACGCCTACCAGTACGGCGACGCGCGGGCCATCGCGCAGCTGTTCCGGGCCCGCGGTGACGTCACGTCCGCCCGCCAGTACGAACAGGCCGCGGATGCGTTGCAGCGCAACCAGGAACGCTGGCTGTGGGACGACGCGGCCAAGTTCTACAAGCACGTCATGCGCGACGACAACCCCGGCCGCACGAAGCTCGCGGACCGCGAGGCGATCGGGTTCGTGCCGTGGTACTTCCACATGGCACCCGCCGCGAACAGCGCCGCGTGGGCCCAGCTGACCGACCCGCAGGGCTTCGCGGCCACCTACGGCCCGACCACCGCCGAACGCCGCAGCCCGTACTTCATGCGGGAGGCGCTCAACGGCTGCTGCCGCTGGAACGGCCCGAGCTGGCCCTACGCCACCAGCCAGACCCTGACGGCGCTCGCGAACCTGTTGATCGACTACCCGTCGCAGCCCTACGTGGACCGTGACGACTACCTGTCGGTGTTGCGCGGTTATGCCTTGACCCAGCGCAAGGACGGCCGGCCGTACGTCGCCGAGGCGCACCACCCCGACGAGAACCGGTGGCTCTACGACGGCAAGGGGCACAGCGAGGACTACAACCACTCGACGTTCAACGACAACGTGCTGTCCGGTCTGCTCGGCATCCGTCCGCAGCTCGGCAACACGGTGTCGATCGCGCCGCTGGCTCCGGCGAGCTGGACGCACTTCGCCGTCGAGAACGTGCCGTACCACGGTCACAACCTCACGGTGCTCTGGGACCGTGATGGCACTCGTTACGGCAAGGGCGCCGGTTTGCGCGTGTGGCTCGACGGCAGGCTCACACACACGCAGCCGAACCTCGCTGCTGTTCGTTTGACGATTCCGTCGCGTGCGTCTGCGGAACTGCCTTCGGTGGTCGACGACTTCGCGAACGTGAGCCAAACGGGTTTTCCGACCGCACGGGCATCGTTCAGCTACAGCGCCGACCCGCCCACGAAGGCGATCGACGGTCAGGACTTCCACCTCGACGTGCCCGGCACCCGCTGGACCTCCTACGGCAGCCCGAACGCGGCGGACTGGCTGGAGGTCGACCTCGGGGCGCCGGCGCCGATCTCCGATCTGCGGGTGACCTTCTACGACGACGGCGGGGGAGTGCGGGTGCCCACCGCGTTCGACCTGCAGTACCGGGGGACGGACGGGGTGTGGCGGGACGTACCGGGCCAGCAACGCACTCCCGCCGTTCCGGTGGCACGTCAGGTGAACCGCGTGCTGGTGCAACCGGCGTTGACCACCGACCGGGTGCGGATCCTGCCGCGCCGCGCCGATGGCGGGGCAGTGGGGATCACGGCGTTCTCGTCGGTGCGGCCCGAGGTGCCCGGCTTGACGGCGTCACTGCCTGATCTCGCTGTTCGAGCCGGCGCCGCTGTCGAGGTGTCTACGACCGTGACGGCACAGCGGGCGATGCGTGGTGTGCGGGCGTCGCTCGCGGTGCCTGCCGGGTGGAACGCCGTGCCGCTCAGTTCCGCCACGGCCGCACAGCTCGCGCCTGGCCGGAGTCTGGTGACCAGGTGGCGGGTGACGGCTCCGGCGGGGTTGGCGCTCGGTGAACGAGCTCCGGTTCGGGTGCTCGCCACGGCGTCGAGTGCTGCCGGGGTGAGCTCGGCGGTGGCTTCGGCGCAGTCCGTCTTCGACCCCGCCGACTACGCAACCGTGCTGTGGGACGACACCTTCGACACCGACCGGCTCGGTTCGTACCGGGTGGACGGGCCGTTCGGTGAGGCGTCGCCGTCGTTGCGAGTGGGCGACGGCGTGCTCACGGCGAGCGCTTCGAGTCGTAGCGGTGCGGTGCTGGCCGCGCCGGTCGCCGGCAGCGCGCGGGGCACGGCGGTGGTGGTCGAGCCGCGGTCGTTCGCGGGGTCGGCACCGGAGGACAGCCTGTTCCTCGGCCAGACCGCCGGCAACCGCGACTTCGCGCTGGCGTGGTTCAACAACGCGGGCAAGGCGTCCGGTGTGGACGTGACCGTGGGCGGCGTCCGCCGGGGCGACGAGGCCACCGGCGGCTGCTGCGCGACCTTGACCTGGGCACCGGGCGACCGGCTCGCCGTGGTGCTGCAGGACGGGCGGTTGACCAGCTGGCAGCAGCACGACGGCCGGTGGTCGTTGCTGCGGTCGGCGCCGATCGGGTCCGTGGTGGACCCCGCGGTGGTGGCGCAGTGGGCACCGGCGCTCGGCCTCCGGCTGGACGCGGGGTCGTTGGTGGTCGACCGGTTCACGGTGTGGGGCCGGTCAGGGCAGTAGCACCTCGAAGACCTTCCGCAGGGTGGTCGTCAGCTCCTCCTCGCCGGCCGCGGTGAGGGTGGAGCTGCCGATCACCCCGCGCGGCAACCAGAACCCGGCGATCACCGAGAGGACCACCGCCGCTGTGCCGCGGGACTGCGGCGCGACCTCGTGCAGGTGCGCCTCGACGTGCTTCTCGATGCCCGCGCCCAGGATCGCCCGGCGAGGTCGACGTGCTGGTGAACAACGCGGGCGGCTGCGCCCACGAAGGCTGGACGGACGCGACCCCGGACCAGTGACGGGACGTGTACGACGCCGACGTGATCTCCGCGGTCAGGATGATCCAGCGGTTTGTGCCCGGCATGCGCGCCCGCGGGTGGGGCCGGGTGATCCAGATCGGCGGTGGCCTCGGCTCGCAGCCGCTCGCGGTCCAGCCCACTACAGCGCCACTCTCGCCGCCCGTCGCAACCTCGTCAGCCCGTACGCGGACGACGTGAGCGGCGCGACGATCCGCGTGGACGGCGGCGGCCATCAGGTCCGTGGTCTGAGTCCGACGTTGACTGTCGACAGTCGGTTACGATCAGTGCGTGAGCACCGACGCGCTGCCCAGCCTCGACCGGACGACCCTGCGGGAACGAGCCCTGGTCGCGCTGCGGTCCGCGATCTTCTCCGGCCAGTACGCCCCAGGTGACCACCTCGGTGAGGTGGAGATCGCCTCCCGCATGTCGATCAGCCGCGGCACCGTCCGCGAGGCACTCCGCCACCTCGAACAGGAAGGCCTGGTCACGGCCGGCCTGCGCGGCATGCTCCGGGTGCGGACCCTGTCGCCGGCCGAGGTGAGCGAGCTGTACCGGGTGCGGGGCGCCCTTGAGGCGCTGGCGGTGACCGAACTGATCGCCTCGCCGCGGCGCTCGGAGGCGGTCCCGGCGCTGGAGGCTGCGCTGGCGCGGCTGGACGCGGCCGGCACACTGGCCGAGCAGATCGACCTCGACCTGGGCTTTCACGCCTTGCTGTGCGAGCTGTCGGGGAACTCGATGCTGCTGAGCGCGTGGCGGCACCTGGAAGGGCCGACGCGGGTGGTCGTGATGAGCGCGGCGGCGGGGCAGGACCGCGAGGTGACGCTGTCGGCTGACCACCACCGGCCGATCGTGCGCGCGGTCGAGCAGGGGGACGCGGAGGCGGCGCGGGGCGTGATCGACGGGCACATGAGGGAAGCGGCGGAGAGGCTGGCCGCAAAGGCCTGACCTGGGCCGGGACGCGGGCCGGGCCGCGGGCTTCGGAGGGCGGAGCCGGTGGCCGGGGTTGACGCGGGGCGGTTTCCGAGGCCTGTGATGCGTCGGCTTCCGGCGGCGTGCGGCGTGGTCCCGTGACGACCCAACCAGGCTGCGGGACCCGTGCGACCCACCGGTCACAGCGCTGACCTCCACCCGCGTCCATCCCAATGTCGGGTGTTGACAGTCGAACACCGAAAGCCGCAGACTCGCTCCCAACACTCGACTGTTGACACTCAACACTGAGCAAGGAGGCTCGGCGTGGCGAGTTCAGCTCTTCCGCACAGGATCAGCGAGGGCAGTCCCCAGAAGATGCGCGTCGCGGTGGGTTGCGGGATCGGCGCGACCATCGAGACCTACGACTTCATCGGGTTCGGGACGGCCGCGGCGCTCTACTTCGGGCAGGCGTTCTTCCCCGAGTCCGATCCGCTCTCGGCGTCGTTGCTCTCCTTCGCCACGCTGGGCATCGGGTTCGCGGTGCGGCCGTTGGGCGGCATCATCGCCGGGCACCTGGGGGACCGGATCGGGCGCAAGCCGGTGCTGGTGGCGTCGTTGTTGCTGATGGGGGTGGCGACGGTGCTGATCGGGTGCCTGCCTACCTACGAGACGGTCGGGGTGCTGGCGCCGGTGTTGCTCGTGGCCGTGCGGGTGGTGCAGGGGCTCGCGTTCGGTGCCGAGTGGGGTGGCGCGATCCTCATGACGTTCGAGCACGCGCCCGGACGCAAGAAGGGCCTGTACACCGGCATAACGCAGGCCGGGTTCCCGGTCGGGTTGCTGCTCGCGAACGTGGCGTTCCTGTTCAGCGCGCCGTTGCCGGGGACGTGGGCGTGGCGGGTGCCGTTCCTGTTGTCCGCGGTGCTGATCGTGGTGGGGATCCTGATCCGGCTGAAGATCGACGAGTCGCCGGAGTTCGAGGAGCTCAAGGAGTCCGGGCAACGGGCGAAGAACCCGTTGTGGGAGGTCGTGCGGGACGACTGGCGCAACGTGCTGCGCGCGTTCTGCCTGCGGATCGCGGAGACGGCCGGGTACGCGGTGTCGGTGACGTTCATGTTGTCCTACCTCAAGATGGGCGACGAGCCGTTGGTGTCGGGATCGGTCAGCCTGTTCGCGCTCACGGCCGCTGCCGCTGTCGGCATCGCGGCGACGACGTTGTGGGGGCACGCGTCGGACTCCTTCGGGCGCAGGCCGATCTACGTGCTGGGGTGCGTGATCACGGTGTTGTGGGGTGTTCCGCTGTTCCTGACGGTCAACACCGGGGTGGCGGCGCTGGTGGTGGCCGCGTTCGTCGTCAGCTACGCGATCTGCCAGAACTCGCTGGCCGGCGTGCAGGGCGCGTGGTTCTCGGAGCTGTTCGACGCCAGGACCCGCACGGCCGGTGTGTCGCTGGCCTACCAGATCTCGGCGGTCGTCTCCGGGTTCACGCCGCTGATCGCGACCGCTCTGTACGCGGGCACCGGGTGGGTCGGGCCGGCGGTGCTGTTCTCCGCCTACGGGCTGCTGGGCCTGGTCGCCGCGGTGGTCACCAGGGAGACGTGGGGACCGGCCCAGAGGAGGAACGTGTTGGTGCAGAAGGAGAAGGCTGTTGTCTGAGCGAGTGCGCCGGCTCGAGGAGTCGGCACGACGCATCCGGAAGTACGCCCTCGACATGGGCGAGGTGCAGGGGCAGGGCTACATCGGCCAGGCGCTGGGTGTGGCCGACGTGCTGGCCGTGGTGTACGGCGACCAGCTGCGGTTCCGCGCCCACGACCCGGAGTGGGAGGGCCGCGACCGGTTCCTGCTCTCCATCGGGCACTACGCCATCGCCCTGTACGCGGCGCTCGCCGAGGCCGGTGTCCTCGACGTGGCCGAGCTGGAGACCTACGGCTGCGACAACTCGCGGCTGCCGATGTCCGGGATGGCGTCCTGCACGCCCGGCATGGAGATCTCCGGCGGCTCGCTCGGGCACGGGCTGGGCGTCGCCACCGGGATGGCGCTCGGCCTGCGGTACCGGGGTAGCGGTGCACGGGTGTTCACCCTGCTGAGCGACGG from Lentzea guizhouensis harbors:
- a CDS encoding MFS transporter; its protein translation is MASSALPHRISEGSPQKMRVAVGCGIGATIETYDFIGFGTAAALYFGQAFFPESDPLSASLLSFATLGIGFAVRPLGGIIAGHLGDRIGRKPVLVASLLLMGVATVLIGCLPTYETVGVLAPVLLVAVRVVQGLAFGAEWGGAILMTFEHAPGRKKGLYTGITQAGFPVGLLLANVAFLFSAPLPGTWAWRVPFLLSAVLIVVGILIRLKIDESPEFEELKESGQRAKNPLWEVVRDDWRNVLRAFCLRIAETAGYAVSVTFMLSYLKMGDEPLVSGSVSLFALTAAAAVGIAATTLWGHASDSFGRRPIYVLGCVITVLWGVPLFLTVNTGVAALVVAAFVVSYAICQNSLAGVQGAWFSELFDARTRTAGVSLAYQISAVVSGFTPLIATALYAGTGWVGPAVLFSAYGLLGLVAAVVTRETWGPAQRRNVLVQKEKAVV
- a CDS encoding MGH1-like glycoside hydrolase domain-containing protein, with protein sequence MTMLVVAAVVVSTASPAVAQRDRAAVPGLYPSVGAGTNFLNHAELLGDMPEPAWYEANIPFVDLPDREIRDTYYYRWRTYREALKNTGPKDGWIVSEFLGPVGYSAPNGGIVAAAGHHVYEGRWLRDHRYLDDYVDYWLRGSGSGPKPATDFLNKNTTDWAHQYSFWAADAVAARAAVDGRQSFATDRLPELVRQWQRWSPQFNADLGLYWQTPVWDAMEYTASSYQSPDPYHGGDGFRPTLNAYQYGDARAIAQLFRARGDVTSARQYEQAADALQRNQERWLWDDAAKFYKHVMRDDNPGRTKLADREAIGFVPWYFHMAPAANSAAWAQLTDPQGFAATYGPTTAERRSPYFMREALNGCCRWNGPSWPYATSQTLTALANLLIDYPSQPYVDRDDYLSVLRGYALTQRKDGRPYVAEAHHPDENRWLYDGKGHSEDYNHSTFNDNVLSGLLGIRPQLGNTVSIAPLAPASWTHFAVENVPYHGHNLTVLWDRDGTRYGKGAGLRVWLDGRLTHTQPNLAAVRLTIPSRASAELPSVVDDFANVSQTGFPTARASFSYSADPPTKAIDGQDFHLDVPGTRWTSYGSPNAADWLEVDLGAPAPISDLRVTFYDDGGGVRVPTAFDLQYRGTDGVWRDVPGQQRTPAVPVARQVNRVLVQPALTTDRVRILPRRADGGAVGITAFSSVRPEVPGLTASLPDLAVRAGAAVEVSTTVTAQRAMRGVRASLAVPAGWNAVPLSSATAAQLAPGRSLVTRWRVTAPAGLALGERAPVRVLATASSAAGVSSAVASAQSVFDPADYATVLWDDTFDTDRLGSYRVDGPFGEASPSLRVGDGVLTASASSRSGAVLAAPVAGSARGTAVVVEPRSFAGSAPEDSLFLGQTAGNRDFALAWFNNAGKASGVDVTVGGVRRGDEATGGCCATLTWAPGDRLAVVLQDGRLTSWQQHDGRWSLLRSAPIGSVVDPAVVAQWAPALGLRLDAGSLVVDRFTVWGRSGQ
- a CDS encoding transketolase encodes the protein MSERVRRLEESARRIRKYALDMGEVQGQGYIGQALGVADVLAVVYGDQLRFRAHDPEWEGRDRFLLSIGHYAIALYAALAEAGVLDVAELETYGCDNSRLPMSGMASCTPGMEISGGSLGHGLGVATGMALGLRYRGSGARVFTLLSDGELDEGSTWEAALACAHHGLSNVTAVVDVNALQADGPTAGVLRTEPLVDKWKAFGWRALRVDGNDVAALVAAFDELAEPGEKPAVLLCDTRVGRGVPFFETRPKAHFMPVEEHEWQLAREALEVPA
- a CDS encoding GntR family transcriptional regulator, giving the protein MSTDALPSLDRTTLRERALVALRSAIFSGQYAPGDHLGEVEIASRMSISRGTVREALRHLEQEGLVTAGLRGMLRVRTLSPAEVSELYRVRGALEALAVTELIASPRRSEAVPALEAALARLDAAGTLAEQIDLDLGFHALLCELSGNSMLLSAWRHLEGPTRVVVMSAAAGQDREVTLSADHHRPIVRAVEQGDAEAARGVIDGHMREAAERLAAKA